The nucleotide sequence AGAATCACTTTTATTAGCTTAAGAAATTCTCTTAAAACTTAAGTTTTCGCAAGTTCTCTCAAACTCATAAGTTATGTCACAAGCTCCCTATAGATCTATATATTTCCTGAACACATTAGTTAAACCTAATTTATCCTAATTACAACTCAACTAGGATAAGTATAACTTGAGCTCCAAGTTAACTCTCAAGTTTATTACTTCCAATATTCTTCCATTTAAACTTGAAGTTAACTTaggttgagaaaaaaaaaaacttgaagttAACTTCTTCTAAATCTTGAACTCCAATAAGTTTCGTCATCtctttaaatttgatttttcttaatgcttTAGTTAAGATATCCGCCTTTTGCTCATTGTCTGGTACATGTTGTACGTCGACTTGATCATTTTCTACACATTCTCTGATGAAGTGATACCGCTTATGTATATGCTTGCTTCTTCCATGAAAAATCAGGTTTTTGGTAAGGGCGATTGCAGACTTGTTGTCGATCTTGATCATCACTTTTCCACATGGTTTTCCCGTGACTTCTTCAACTAACTCTTGCAACCATATAGCTTGTTTAGCAGTCTCAGTAGCAGCCATGAATTTAGCTTCACATGAAAATAAAGCCACTTTTTTATGTTTCTGCGAACACCAACTGATTGGACATGCGTTAAGATAAGCGGTATCACTTCATGACCTCTGGTGGTTTGTCCATCATCTTCATCTATGTTGTGAAAGCTGTCGCTGTACCCTACAAGTTTCGACTTTACCATCCATTTGAAGAACAGTCCGTAGCGATGCGTCACTTTTAGATATCTCAATATCTGCTTCAAGGCTGCTGTGTGTGATGTCTTCGGCTTGTGCATATAACGGCTTAATATCCTTACACTGAAGGAAAGATCAGGCCGCGTGTGCAACAAATACCTAAGACACCCGATCATTTGCCGATAGCTTTTCTCATCTACGACTTGTTCATCTTCTGCTTTTGATAAATTCAGTCCAAACTCCATAGGTGCTTGTACGACATTGCAATCCTTCATGCCGGTTTCAGCTAAAATTTTCTCAGCATACTGTTCTTGTTTGAGCGTAGTACCTTCTTCGCATTGATGTACCTTAATCCCTAAATAATATGTCAGACTTCCGAGATCAGTCATCTCAAACTTCTGCGCCATACTCGCCTTGAATTCTCGTATAATGTCTAAACTTGAACCTATGATGCGAAGATCGTCTAGTATACAGCCACTAGAATCGTATGTCCTTCTTCATACTTTTGATATAGTGACGGCTCCTTATGACATCGATGAAACTTGAGTGCTTGAAGAACGTTGTTTAGCTTCTCGTTCAACGTTCCCGGAGCTTGTTTTAAACCATACAAAGCTTTGTGTAATTTATACACTTTGTTTCCATTTCTTTTTATACCTCAAATCCTTCAGGTTGTGTCACATATACAGTCTCCTTTAGATCACTGTGAAGGAATGATGTTTTGACGGGTGATGCACTTTCCAGCCATTAGATGCAGCCAAAGTGATGATAAATCTCACTGTTTCTATCCTTGCTATATTGCTATAGGTGCGAAGACTTCTTGAAAGTCTAtgccaaaagaaaattaattatctaaagagagagtagagagatataattaaagaaaaaaaagggaaaaagaaatgagatttggttatttacttaatttatttttttttttgttatagggTGCAATTTTCCTTTAAGTATGgtaaaattttttgaaaaaacaagaaaaaaatggttaatactttgattttattttttaatgtcaAAAACTACCTTTATAAAATGATGTTTtagttattaaatttatttatgataATGGCCAAAATATTATCACATAACTGTTGACTATAGCGACCCTAAATTCAAGAACCACAAGCCAGCAAAAGCAATCCGAGAAGTTAACACTTTGTAGGCCAACAAACAACTACTCTTATAGTGTAAcgaataagaaacaaaaatgtgaaggtTCCTCATCTAGAAAAACCGGAATTACGTCGACGAAATAAACAAACCCAGTTTTTAAACTGATTTTATCGGATGTCAAGATTCTTCTTTGTTCAATCTTGGGAAGAGTTTCTGTTCCTCAGCTTTCTTTTTAGCAAGGGCTTCTTCGTCGAGAATTTGTATAGGAAACCACACAGGTAACGTGATTGAATCCATGTTGCGCACCCTCTCTAAAAAAGGTTTTGATCTAAGGCTAGCATAATCAAATGCTGTGCCAAACGTAGCAAAAGCTATAGAGTATCGAAATGCACCACGAGGTCCTCCTGCAAACACCGTGAATATTTCCTATAATGTTAGTTTCAAGGTCACCAAAATGTGTACAAATATCCATTCAGCAAACATAAAATGAGGTAATATATTAAGCACAGGAATTAAGTAACGAAATTGAAGTAAAAAAGAAGCACATCTTATAGAAATTAAAGACAATCAATTCTTCAGACAGATAACGAACCTTGAAGTCGTCCTAATAAAGCACCACTGAAAAGACCACCGATGGCCGAATTCATTAAATCATCGTCTTGTGATTTTCTAGTTACTTTAACCAATTCACGAACCCCTGCGAAAAGGAAAAGATCACTTCTTATTGAAaccaatggaaaaaaaaaaataaagagtctCATTGTCAAAGCAGAGAGGTTATTAGTTACCGCAATAGCAAGCAGCAACGATGGCAGAATTAGTAGCATATGTAGCTGGTATATTGGGATGAGCTTTCCTACGTTTTGACAGTAAACCAACTCCGCCCCCTATTGCTCCTGCATtggataaatacaaaatctcAGATCACTCTAATCTCTAAGCAACGCAGAGCTTAGGTCCTCTGAATCCTTAAAAGCATAGCATAAAGCTGACCCTCAAAAGATAGCATAAAACTAAAAGTGGTGATGCTAAAACTAAAAGTCAAATGTTACTGTAGTATAAGCCCTTAGAAGATAAGTATAAAGCTGAGATCTTTATCAATACACTACATGTTGCCAAGAGAATAATCTTAGCAAAATCACAAGTCCAACTATCACAATTCTCAGAAAGTTTCTGCAGTACCAATATATGATTCAATGTATCATTTCATTCTATATGATtcccaaaaatcaaaaattcaaaaacaaaacacataagTCTAAAACCCTATACAGAAAAGCTTATATACATCCATTAAAAGAGAAATCTCAAAAACACAGTTAAGAgttgcaatcaatcaatcaatcaataccAATGCCTAGAAGGTACGATTCTTTGCTTCTAGGAATGAATCTCATGCGGCCATCAGTAGCGACAAATAGGATAAAAACTTTTATTCTCTAAAGATCCGAATCAAGAGTGGAAAGGTCGAAACCTGCGAGAAGAGTGGGGATCAATAAACGCTCCGATAACGAAGGCGGCTGCTCGATCGTTGACGTCGGAAGCTGAATCGCCTCTTCTGAGAGTTTCGGATCCTCCGACTCCATTTCGGAACACTCCAACTTGTGTTGCTAAATGGTGTGACTCGGCTTGGTTGACCCCCGCGAACAAATAGCACTAATGGCAACTTAGTAATTTAATCACCTCTAAGACTAACGCATATTTCGTATGATCATACAATTGAGCTAACATAAAGTTTCATATAATGTAGACATCATTCCCATGATTACAATTTtaccattagttttttttttctttttgaaactttgATATTTTACCATTAGTTTGATAATACAAATACAGTCCTAACCGAATCTTATGATTCATCGAAGCCTTACGTCTCTGGCTTCATTGCACATATCATATGCAATGCACCCTTTAAACATTCACTAGTTCTCGACCCGTACAACAGCGCgagtttttattttcattaatttttatataaacattttgttttaaattctaaattggtatatattataatatatatatatgtcatcaatttttaaaacataataagtttacggtatatttttttcataaaatagattgtttcaaattttcacatgtatttgtatcttcttttatatatacattttcggattataatttcattattaaaattgtaactatatatataaagattagtaaaatagtgttttattgtcatattcaaaaatattgtaacatttcacaaatttagaaagtttttaaaaattaaacttttcgcttcatagatttatattatcgagtaaataattaaacatttagtttttgtttaattttaaaaataaactatatagtttaaattttgttttcattggtttaaggtagtaaagattaatcattgttagataatatgatttttgttatttaaaaaaaatctttataattttaaaagttaacatcgacaaatatttaaataattaacatatggaggtataatattacaacattaaattatatctatttaatttatactatctataaatccaatggatcatcagttgtttaaatataattattgatagctcaataaaaaattttggtaggcccaaaatttaaatgatagattaaaaattaaatgtaacatgattttatAGGAATATATCCATTaagtccattttaaaaaaagtcacacatgaatcaaagttgtgacttctgttttaatatataagattgttccataaatattttggattatGCACTAAACAATATACATATTAGCACAGTTATATGGAAACGTTAATACGTGACCTTATACTATTAAGTCCCATTCGACTTTGTACGTATCCAATAAATatcaaactatattaaattataaaacaaaaacttgaaaaatcTATATAGTAATTGATATTCCTTAAATCTAGCATCAAAATCCGATATGATCAAAGAGTAACTAATACAAGATGTTGATCAAAGTTGTCTTCGATCGATGCTGGGTGAGTTGTGTCTATCGTCGGTCGAGTCTAGATGTCGATTGGCATCGGGCTctttgtgtcgatcgatgtccgatTTCTTGATGCGTAAGGGTTTGGGTGGATAAGGGTGTTTAGCTGCGAACTCCTTGTGAGTCAGAATTTTTCCGGTTGCGCATGATGCAACTTCCTCTATTGATCAATGTGGAGAaactgatgtcgatcgatgttcgtcCTTCTCCGTTGGTCGATGTTCGTGACTTGGTATCATTCGACACCAATGTAAAccgccgaaactcatggagctttcgactTGAAAGTCTCCTTCctgaagcttctcctccttaACCACTTGACagaatcatcatctatgatggcattcacgtggtacTTCAGCGAGTCATCCCCTTTATCCTTCATGAAGGCCTCCTGTCTTTTAATAGTGTATCCTATCTAAACCACTTGTATTTCCAACTTCCTCACATGTGTGTTCAAAGACTCAAAATTTGAGTTCAACTCTGTGTAGACAACATCAATCTTTCTATTGAAGTTCACCGTTAACTTCTGCTGACCTTCAAGAACTTGATTAAGCATGGACTTTATCTTGCTCTCTCGAGTCTGCGGTGGTTGATTCTGATAGTAAGAACTTCCATAAGggttgttgctgttgttgtagttgttgttgtagaGTTTCTGGTACTATGAATTCTGGTTGTATCTACTCTTCTGACCATTGCCATAGGAGTTTCTGTATCCACTCTGATTTTCAGACCTCTGATTTTGAAGGCCTGAACCACTAACAAAGGTCACATCCTCCTCTTCGTCCATGTCACTGTCGACATCTACAGCCTCTACATCCTGTGCAAAGCTAACTTGTTTCTTGAAAAGCTTGTGAACATTATCCAGCTTAGCTTTAACATCTTCCAACTGCTCCTTCCCTCGGGCAGGGACTGATTTTCTTCTTCCGAAATCACTGTTCTTGGTGTTATTGCTGGATGCCAAGTTCTCAATAAGCCACACAGCCTCTCTGGATTTCTAGTGTTGAAATTTCCATCACTAGCTGAGTCTAGAACCATCTGATATGCCAGCGCGATGCCTCTAAAGAAAGTGttgagcagctgcacttcattgaatccatggtgttgactcactacaaaaaaaagtggTATTGATAGCACATTATGATAACGTTGTTTTACGAACTGCtattaaaaatcacaaaaattcaaatttatattaatagcaGTTTATTAATGCTGTTGTGTAAAATCAGTAAGCGGGAACAGAAAATCACTAATACTGCCAATATTTAGGTGACAATTAGCCACGCACCaagacataatttatttttatttttcaatagcACATTATGATAGCATTGTTTTTAAAACTGTTATGAAAAATCAATTTCTAATCTTTGAAATCTTAACCCTAAACAtgttttaaaccctaaactctaaatgtAAACATTAGAactctatttttttcatatcaTAACCTGAAATTATAAACTTAAACTCAAAGCTATTCCTTTTAATTTTGCTCTTTAAATTCCAAAACACAAACCTTAAATCTTTAttcaaactctataccctaaaatCCATACATAAACTCTATATATAAACCTTATACtccatattataaatataaacactAACATATTATATTCAACACCCCATACTGTTCGTATTTTAGTTccaaatcttaaaaaaattcaaaatttacttattttcaaatttttaatctcaaaattttaaaaccaaccCTTAACATCACACTTCAAGCCCTAAAACTTACATCCAAATATAATCTAAATAAtaatctaatattttcaaacttaaACATCAAACCTTAATATAAACTTttagtttattattaaaaaaaaaaactcaaatcttaTCCTAACTCCAAACCCccatatatttaaattcataaattaaacttcaaatctaatattctctacataaatctaaaaatcttaaaaattgcTCTAcactcaaaattttaaaataatacaattcTTAAACCCAACCTCAAATTATTATACTCAAAACACTCTTAATAtaaatatctaatctattaaaacaggagtacaaataaatattaaccCTGAGTTTTTCTCAATAATTACAATCCTATGTCATTGATCAAAACACAGTAGTTTTATACTTTCTCTAAACCATTATTTCCCTAACAATTACACCGTAAAGTCACTGAATATATTTTTGGGCTTACTATACCTTTGGCCCAATTTACAATCACTATTTATATTCTGTTTGTTAAACaccatctaatctattaaaacaggagtacaaataaatattaaccGTGAGTTTTTCTCAATAATTACAATCCTATGTCATTGATCAAAACACAGTAGTTTTATACTTTCTCTAAACCATTATTTCCCTAACAATTACACCGTAAAGTCACTGAATATATTTTTGGGCTTACTATACCTTTGGCCCAATTTACAATCACTATTTATATTCTGTTTGTTAAACACCAAACCGTGAAAACCTATGACCACTTATATTATGTCACAATCACTATCCTCACCTCGAAACTTTCTTAAGCATgatataatcaaatattattatgtAGAAGAAGGTCGGATATCAGTCAAATTAAAATGTTGTATATCATTTTCATTATGCAGACCAACATTGTGTATATTAATCTAATCAATGTATGGTTTAGCGATTAAAAGAGTTAAACCGATTTATGGTTACATtagtattattaaaaattagattAGATTTTATCTGAGTACAAAATCGAaactaattatgttttttttttctttcgaaaaataaataacattccAAAAACAATTCCTATATCCACACAATGACAATTAACTGcataaaatctaaactaaatattCATTTTTCGAAAAATAAACAACATCAAAACTTTCTATCCTATTTTTACGCAGTCACCATATCGAAAAAAAGATATCAATTAACTAACACAATCATCAGTTTCTGTTTTAAAAACTTGCACAACAAGTATTCTCTAGAATTTAAGACGtatatttagtaattttaaaaaatatatatatatatatatatatattaattttataactaCCATAATCATGTGTTACTTTTTTCCTATTTAATCTACCCTTGACAAAACTAAGTATATATATCTCATCTATCCTTcgtcaaaaaaatatcaaagcaaacaaaaaacagaaacatgtCTAAGCTGACGACTTTTGCTCCTCTCACAAAACTAAGACCTTTCGAAAACAATTGGCGTATTCAAGTGGAATGTTTACATTTATGGAAGCAAAACCCACCTTCTGGAAGTGATTCCTTCGAGATGATTTTAGCAGATGAATAGGTATCTTTTTGTTTATAGCTTTTTCAATTcattatattacatatttttatttaaatctaaTATGACCATGTGTGTTTTTAGGGTAACAAGATCCATTGTTGTTGGTCTATCTTTCTCTACAACAGAGTAGTTGGTCTATATTACTAATACTTCATGCATGAAAAGTAATAAAGATTTCAAATATCCTATATGCTTTgaacaataatatttataaatctaccATTTAAACAGAACTGAAACAGTCAATATCCTATATGCTCagaataataatatttacaaacCTAGCACTTAAATAGAGCTGCGACAATCAAGTCAATCCGACTTCTCTAATGAAAAATCGCTATTAGCTTCTCATTTATTAAGACCTTCTACAATCAATCCATTTTGTTACTCATTCCATCATGTCCTGgctaaataaaattgtattaaaatcattCTGCTAAAGAAACCAAAGGAAAGTTTTTACCACACTTTTACCGATCAAGGGCTTGCAAGGGGGTTTTCcttgtttttttctaaactgAAGCCGGGCTCTGTCTATCCGATTGAAATGTCTTGGTATTCCATACCTTAGCGAGtctctgaaaaataaaaaataaaaaataaaaaataaaaaataaaaaataaaaaataaaaaataaaagatgtaGATTAGAAGATACTAATCTTAAAAACTCAAATAAACCTCAATCAAGAAACTCTAACCTTTATGCCAAACGCTGAAATTAATAATAGATATATCGTTTACAGTTATTAGACTGAAGACATTAACTTATTCTCATTTTTTAGAAAGCAAGCGCAAAGCTTCCGTCGGCTGCAGAGAAACATATAAGAATATAGAACTTTCATGGCATTAGAAAAGTGTggaaatagtttttatttttttttcccggAAAAAATATGGGCGTGGATCATTGACTAAAGTTCATTACACTtttctttcataattttatggcccaatttattaacataaattAGGTTTctaaataatactttttttaaaaaaaaatttacattaaatCTCTTCTTATGATTGATCAGATTCGCACGCGTATGATGTCATGGTCAAGTCGATCTCTTTCTTATGCGGGACGTTTGCAGCTTGTTCGAACAGTCATTGGAAGTATAACAAACTTCTGGTGCTCTGTGTTTCGGCTTCCACAGAGCTGTCTAAATACCATTGAAGGGATGTGTGCCGCTTTTCTTTGGTCAGGGTCGCCACACACGCACACGAAGGCAAAGGTCGCTTGGGAGGATGTCTGTAGACCTAAGGAGGAAGGAGGTTTAGGTATTCGACGTCTTAGAGACACTTCAAGAGTGTTCGCGCTTAGCTTGATCTGGAGATTACTCACGAACTCCGGTTCTCCGTGGGTAGCTTGGACGAAGGCTTATCTGCTGCGTACTCACAGCTTCTGGGACGTTAACGATAAGTATGCAGGATCTTGGATATGGCGTAAACTGTTGAAGCTTAGGGACCAAGCTGCATCTTTTCTCAGGTCCGAGATAGGGAATGGTAAAGCCACCTTATTCTGGCTTGATAATTGGCTTCAGGTTGGCAGACTTATCAACATCACGGGTGCTTCAGGAACACAGGTCTTGGGTATCTCCCGCTACGCGACGGTCTCAGAAGTGGCCTCTGGGGGACAATGGAACATTCGTCGGTGTCGTGGCTATCACCTACGGGCGATGATAGCCTGCATCAACTCTGTTCCAGCTCCGGCGGAGGACGCGGCTGATGATCGTCGACTATGGCGCCATGGAGATGAGGATTACAAACCAACCTTCTCGAGCAAAGCAACTTGGGAACAGCTTCGGGTCCCAAACCCAAGCCTCCCTTGGTGCAAAGCTGTTTGGTTTCCGCAGAGCATTCCACGGTTTGCTTTTATCACATGGTTGGCTTTTCAGGATAGACTGTCGACGGGAGCGAGAAGCAGAGCTTGGGGTTGCGTGCAACCGTGTCTCCTCTGTGGGGAACCGGACGAAACTCGTGACCACCTGTTCTTCGCATGCCCTTACTCATTTACAGTATGGATCGATCTAGTAGGGTTCCTCTTGGGTTCTCGTGTGAATCCTGATTGGAATATCACCGTCGCATCTCTTCTATCTCCTCGCAGGAGGGAGATTGATACATGTCTTCTGAAGCTTGCTTTCCAAGCTAGCATCCATAGTATTTGGCGTGAGAGGAACAGCAGGCGCCATCAAGGTAATCCCCTCAGTGCAGATCAAATGGTTCGGTACATTGACAAGACAATTAGGAACAGGATATCCTCACTGCGAAAGCGGAAGCCAAACTTCTATGGTGACATGATGCAGCGTTGGCTCAGTCGGGCTTCTTCGCCGCCACCATAATCTATTATCCTCCCATTATATGACTTGTGTTTCTTTAACTGAAAGCATAAACCTTAGTGgtcagtaatttttttttttgttgttaatcaatttaaaatttcaaccaaaaaaaaaatgtttttttttgaatcttggcttcattattattattttttgtctacataccatttttgtttttaaaaatctcaaaagaaaattcaacttcaaaactaaatatttataatatgatttaaaaaaaccCACGAGTATACCTATACCTCTAATactttattgtttattttacaaaataaactaaataaaaaacataataaaagataGCACAATCTCATAGTTTATAAATGAAAGCTAATCACATTGAACAAAGACACACCAATGTTAAACCTGAATAGCATATGAATCTATAACGTAATAGGTATAAACACTTACATTTATCtcattttcataaattaaaaacatatgatTACGATGAACAAACACCCGCGCGGGTGCGCGGGTCAAATGCTAGTTAATCTTAAAACTTTATTCAATGATCTAATTACTTTATATTTGTTCacaatttattcaactttaaaTTTATCTGCAAGTATATTTCCTAATTTTAatcctaatttttaataaattataaattacaaaaatataaattttgaataaaacatAACTTAGAAAAATTACATACAAAACAATCACCTAATaaagaaagacaaaacaaaggaaaataaaaaacgaAAGATAAAGTTCTTTTGTCCAATAAAAAACTAATTTCCtttagagagagaagagagagaagaagagagagaaagctttATAAAGGGGATCCGGCGGTCGGTcggcgcgtgagcgtccgtGCCGTCGCTGGAACCCTTTTTTCCTTTAGATAAAATTACATGTCCTGTCTCCTCCTCGTCTCCTCCGGTTTCCGCCTGTCTGAGCTCTGGTCAGCCATCAACCGCTCGCGGGTTTTGGTCTTGGAGTCACAACGCGGCTGCGGGAAGGATGGCGCGGTGAAGACTTCAGGAGTCCGTTCTTTTTCTCCGGGAGACGGAGGCTTTCAAAGATCCGTCGCCGCCGGTCCTTGTCTCCGTGGCGGGGAAGCTTTTTCAGTTCCGCCGTCGTTGGCTCCAGTTTCCGGGGGGTGAAGGCTTCCACAGCCTTGCGCTGCCGGCTTTTGGCCCCTAGTACGTTAGGGTTTTATTTCGCTGGGCTTAATTCTGCGGTTTAGATGTGTTGTTCGGTTATGTTCTCGTCGGAGGAGAGTGAAGCTCTCCGGTGGAAAGGGTAATGATGCATGCGACGTGTTCTTTTGGGTGATACGGTTAACGGTGACGGATGAGATCTCGCCGCGGCGATTGATTCTCTCTGGTATTAGAAGCCAAAAGATGATGGCGGTGATGACTAGAGGAGCTATAGACGCCTGGTTTGCTCCGGTGGATCCGAAGGTTAGAGCGCCGACGATGACGAGAATCAGTGGTGGAGCGACGATCTTGCGACACGTGTCCCCTCGAAGTCGAGGATGGAAACACGTGTCCTCGCATCGAAAAGGACGTCACGCGAGGCGGCCGCACTCAAGGGTCGATGAGTTTAGGGTTTCCCCAAGTTGGGCCGGATGTAATTGGCCCATTTGGATAACGAATTTTAGCCCGGTTGGTTTTTTTTGGGCTTTTTATGTAATATGTTTATGGGCTTGGCCCGATtcctttaatattaaaacttattgATGGAAAAAAAAGTTCTTTTGTCCAATCAGAACCATATACAAGCATCACCTTCTCAGCTGTTGGAATACATTAAATCAACGGTTGGGATTAGAccttttctttattcttttcttttcctctcTGGCTCCCTCTCTCTGTCGAGATATTCATTCTCTCATTTTCTTTCAGTCTCATCTATTCCATCTCTATACGCTTGAAATCTCACCAACTCTCTCATGTCTCACTTTTCAGATATGGTCAACTGAGAAAGAATGGAGATGATAATGTAGACGACAAAGACAGAGACTCGCTGGGACGATGCGCCGAGGCTCACCGGAAAAGGAGACGCGCCGAGGCTCACCGGATAAGGAGATGCGCCGGAGTATCTCTCTATCTCCCTTCTttttctctgtctctctctttctctctctctctctctctctctctctctctctctctgttttgatattgtttttttttctggtaacCAAAGGTAGATGAGGCAGAGAAGATGATGTTTGGTGGTGGTGCATAGGTCCGAGTAagagatagaagaagaagaggggaAGATGACGAGTTTGGTCGCC is from Brassica napus cultivar Da-Ae chromosome A4, Da-Ae, whole genome shotgun sequence and encodes:
- the LOC106448183 gene encoding uncharacterized mitochondrial protein AtMg00810-like; the protein is MAQKFEMTDLGSLTYYLGIKVHQCEEGTTLKQEQYAEKILAETGMKDCNVVQAPMEFGLNLSKAEDEQVVDEKSYRQMIGCLRYLLHTRPDLSFSVRILSRYMHKPKTSHTAALKQILRYLKVTHRYGLFFKWMVKSKLVGYSDSFHNIDEDDGQTTRGHEVIPLILTHVQSVGVRRNIKKWLYFHVKLNSWLLLRLLNKLYGCKS
- the BNAA04G07130D gene encoding uncharacterized protein BNAA04G07130D, translating into MESEDPKLSEEAIQLPTSTIEQPPSLSERLLIPTLLAGAIGGGVGLLSKRRKAHPNIPATYATNSAIVAACYCGVRELVKVTRKSQDDDLMNSAIGGLFSGALLGRLQGGPRGAFRYSIAFATFGTAFDYASLRSKPFLERVRNMDSITLPVWFPIQILDEEALAKKKAEEQKLFPRLNKEES